In the genome of Bradyrhizobium ottawaense, the window CCTCGTCGAGTTCACGCTTCTCCCGCTGCTCCGGCGTCTCGTACTGCTTGGGCATAGCCTGATCTCCACGTCTGGCACTTGGCACCAACCGGTCTGCCACCAGGATTGTGACGCCAAAGTCCAGAGTCAACGCAATGAAGCGAAAGGTGTTGCGTTCAAGCTTCAACGATATTCAGACGAGTCCTCGGCAATGAAGGAAGCAGCTACCCGATCAGTTGCCTCGCCGCCGCCGAGATCATCACCAGCCCGCCGGTGATCACGGCGACATCGAGGATCACGGTGTGGATGTGCACCGGCATCCGCTCCACGAAGGCCTTTGCCAGGAACGCGCCGGGGATCGCGATCGCTCCGATCAGCAGTGCGAAGGCGAGCACCTGCGCGGTCACGGCACCGGCGAGGCCGAACACCGAGATCTTGATGAGGCCGGTGCCGAGCGAGATCATCGCGTCTGTTGCGATCACGGCGGCGCCTTCGAGGCCTGCGGCCATCAGCAGCGACAGCAGGATCACGCCTGAGCCCGAGGTGCCGCCGACCAGCACGCCGTAGCCGACCGACCCGGCGGCAAGGCCGCTGTCGCCGATCTTGACCTTTCGGCGGCGGAGGACGCGGCGCAGCGGCACGCTCAGGATCAGCATGGTGCCGATCACGAGCGCCGCGCCGGCATTGGTGAGACGCGTATAGCCGTAGGCGCCGAGTGCGGTCGTCAGCGCGGCGCAGGCGAGCACGATCAGCGCGCGGCGGCGGTCGGCGTAGCGCAAGTAAGCAACGGCTCGGCTGGAATTGGTGAAGATGGCGGAGATCGCGATGATCGGCACCACCGGCTCGGCGCCGACCAGCGGCACCAGCACCAGCGGCATCAGGGCGCCGGTGCCGTAGCCGGCGAGACCACCGATGATCGAAGCAAACAACGCCATCAACGCCACCAGCAGGAGCTGAAAGATCGAGATGTCGGCGAAGCCTGAGACGATGGTCACGTTCTCTCGTCGCGGCTGATGCGTGCCGCAGCTTGATCGGCGATGGAAGCAAGTGCGGCTTCCTCTAAGGGAAAATCCGCCGCAAGCCAAGCGTCCTCGGCGAGCGTCAACACATGTCCGAGCGCTGGTCCTTCGGCCAGACCGCGCGCGATGAAGTCGGCGGCCTTCAGCGGAAATTTCGGCGCAGTCCAGCGCTGCGGCAGCTCGGCGAGAGCGCGCCAGCGCATCGAGGTGACGTCGCCACCGGCGCGCGCCCAGCCGAGCAACACACGATCGTGATAGCGCTCGGGGCCGAGCCGATAGAGCAGCCGCCGTGCATTGGCCTCATCCTTGGCGGCGAAGCGCCACCAGCGGTGGCCCATCGAATCCAGTGCCTTGGTCTCGGCATTGGAGAGCCGCAGACGCGCGGCGACGCGCTTGGCATCCTCGGTCACGGCGACGGTCAGCGCGGCGAGGCGCCGCGTGCTGCTGGCGATGAGGCCGAGTTCGCGCTCGATCGCGATCATCGCCGACAGCGGCCCGGTATAGGCAACGCCGCCGATCAGCGCTTGCAGCAATCCGCCCTCGGCCATGGCCAGCACGGCCGCGGATGCGCCGCCGGCCACCAGCAGCTTCAGCATCTCCATGCGCACCCGCTCGGCCGAGAGGCTGGCAAGACCCGCACGCCCCCGAATGCAGGCGAGATAGCCGTCGCGGTCGGGATCGCCGGCACCAAAGGCGGCGTGGATGCGGAAGAAGCGCAGGATGCGCAAATAATCTTCAGTGATGCGCTGGTCGGGATCGCCGATGAAGCGCACGCGGCGCGCTTTGGCATCCGCGATGCCGCCGACATGGTCGTAGACGACGCCGCGCGCATCGACCGACAGGCCGTTCATGGTGAAGTCGCGCCGCTCGGCGTCCTTGACCCAGTCGCGGCCGAACGCGACCTTGGCCTTGCGGCCGAAGGTTTCGGTGTCCTCGCGCAGGGTCGTGACTTCATAGGGGTGGCTGTCGATCACCAGCGTGACGGTGCCGTGGTCGATGCCGGTCGGCACGCTCTTGATGCCGGCGGCCTTGGCGCGCCGGATCACCTCCTCCGGCCGCGCGGTGGTCGCGATGTCGATGTCGCCGGGCTGAAGACCGAGCAGCGCGTTGCGTACGGCGCCGCCGACCACGCGCGCTTCCTCGCCGTCGACGTTGAGCAATTGCAGGACGCGCGCGGTCCCGCCTGCGGTCAGCCAGGGCGCATCGGCAAGAATCGGGGCAAGGATCGGCTCCGCGCTCATCGTGCGGCCCCTATTTTTCCACGCCCGGCACCAGCCGGCCGTTCTCGATATGGGCGGGAACGTAAGTCGAATCCGGAGCGGCGCCGGAGAAGTGCGCAAGTCCGATCAGGCCCGCAATGACCAGCACGATCGCCGCCAGCGCAAGACGCGCGACGACCGCGACCGGCCAGGAGGAACGCGCGAACAGGCCGGACCGCGTCGCGGCCAGGAACAACGCGTAGACGGCAAAGGGAATGAGGAAGATTCCGATCTCGGTCAGAACCGGCCGGATCATGATGAATAGATCCGCTCATACAGCACACGCAGCATGCCGGCCGTCGCACCCCAGATGTAGCGTTCCGCGAACGGCATCGCGTAGTAGAACCGCTCCATGCCGCGGAATTCCTTGCTGTGCACCTGGTGGTTCACCGGGTTCATCAGGAAGGATAGCGGCACCTCGAACGCATCATCAACCTCGGAATGGTTGATGGTGAGCTCGAAGCCGGGCCTGACCCTGGCGACCGTCGGCAGGATGCGGAAGCCGAAGGCGGTGCCGTAGAGATCGAGATAACCGATCGGCTCGACGAAGTCTCTGGACAGCCCGACCTCCTCCTCGGCCTCGCGCAGCGCCGCATCCAGCGGCGAGGCGTCGGTGGCGTCGATCTTGCCGCCGGGGAAAGCGATCTGGCCGGCATGGTCGTTGAGATGCGCCGAGCGCTGCGTCAGCAAGATGGTCGGCTCGGGATGATCGACCACCGCGATCAGGACCGCCGCGGGGCGCACCGGCTGCTCGCGCGCGACGATCTCGAGCATCTTGTCGGTGCCGGGATCGCCCGAGGCGGGAATGATGTTCGGATCGTAGAGGCCGAGCGGAACGTCGAAGCCGAGCTTCGCCCTGGAGCGGGCGAAGAAATCCGCCGCGCCGGCGGCGACAGGATCGCTCTTCAAGATAGGCTTGTTCAAAGCGCGGCCCTCACCTGCTCCGCATCGGCCATGGCGAAGAATTCGCCAGCCGATTCGACGCCGAACATCGGCTGGCCATCGACCATCCGCTCCTCGCCCATGTCAACCAGATCGTAATAGAGCGCCCTTGTGACCTTGGCCCAGAGCTCGGCGCGAACGTGCAGATACGGCGTCAGCCCGCCGTCCCTGGCCTGCTCGAAACGCAACCGGTGCGCGGCATCGCAGGTGACCCAGTCGTCGACATTGGTGCGGAAGCGCAGCACGCGATGGTTGCCCTCGCCGTCCTTCTGCATCTCGACCGCCATGAAGGGCGCGTCGTCGACGCGGATGCCGACCTTCTCCACCGGCGTGACCAGGAAATGCCTGTCGCCCTCGCGCTTGAGGATGGTCGAGAACAGCCGCACCAGAGCGGGGCGCCCGATTGGCGTCCCCAAGTAGAACCAAGTACCATCGGAGGCGATTCGGATGTCGAGATCGCCGCAAAACGGCGGATTCCACAGATGCACCGGAGGCAGCCCCCTCTTGGCGCCTTCGGCATTGGCAGCACTTTTGGCGGCGGCAGTCAGCCCCTCAAGACCGCGATCGGCGCTCTGCCCTTGGTTCGCCATGGTTTGCCCTGACTTTGTCCTTTGGCACGATTGGTGCAAGTCTGACTTGTACGTCTACGTTGTAATCGGGTGCACGGTTCCACCCCGGATTAGTCCGGTGGGGGAGGTCGCCACTTCGTGATGCCGTACATAACCCGAAGCCGATAAGGTGGGGATAGGTTAATTCAACGAATACATGGCCTTCCTGCAAGTCTAGCATAGGCCCATGAGTTGACGTGATGATCTGACGTGATGATCCGTGACGTGGTGACGTGACGGCGCAAGCAAGCCGCGTGGCAGGCTGAAGGAGCTAAACGGATGGCGGAGAGTGTCGAGAAACTCGAGGACGGGATCGTTCGTTCGGCCGAGCAGGTGTCGAGCCAGATTCGCGCGGCGAAGGATGCGATCGCGTCCGTCATCTTCGGCCAGGATCGCGTGATCGAGAACACGCTGGTCACCATCCTCTCCGGCGGCCATGCGCTGCTGATCGGCGTGCCCGGCCTTGCCAAAACCAAGCTGGTCGAGACGCTCGGCGTGACGCTCGGTCTCGATGCCAAGCGCATCCAGTTCACGCCCGATCTGATGCCGTCGGACATTCTCGGCGCCGAGGTGCTGGATGAGAGCACCGCGGGGAGGCGCGCCTTCCGCTTCATCGCAGGTCCGGTGTTCGCGCAGCTCTTGATGGCGGACGAGATCAACCGCGCCAGCCCGCGCACGCAATCGGCGCTGCTGCAGGCGATGCAGGAGCAGCACATCACCGTGGCCGGCGCGCGCCACGATCTGCCGAAGCCTTTCCACGTGCTCGCGACGCAAAACCCGCTGGAGCAGGAAGGCACCTATCCGCTGCCCGAAGCGCAGCTCGACCGTTTCCTGATGGAGATCGACGTCGACTATCCCGATCGCGACGCCGAACGCCGCATCCTGTTCGAGACCACCGGCGCCGAGGAGACGCTGGCGAGGGGTTCGATGACCGCGGACGCGCTGATCACGGCGCAGCGGCTGATCCGGCGCCTGCCGGTCGGCGATTCCGTCGTCGAGGCGATCCTGTCGCTGGTGCGCTCGGCCCGTCCCGGTCCGGACGCCGGCGAAGCCGGCAAGTTCATCGCCTGGGGCCCCGGCCCGCGCGCCAGCCAATCCTTGATGCTGGCCGTGCGCGCGCGCGCGCTGATCGACGGACGCCTGGCGCCGTCGGTCGACGACGTGCTCGACCTCGCCGAGCCCGTGCTGAAGCACCGCATGGCGCTGACGTTCCAGGCGCGCGCCGAGGGCCGCACGATTCCGGACGTGATCCGGCAATTGAAGACACGGATCGGTTGATGGTAGCGGAGAACGGGCACACAGCGAAGGAGATCATCGCGATCCGACGTGCCGATGGCGAAAGCCGCACGCTCGCAGCTTCCTTGCCGCGCCTGGTGCTCGAGGCCCGCCGTATAGCCGCCAACGTCATCCACGGCCTGCACGGCCGCCGCCGCGCCGGCTCCGGCGAGAATTTCTGGCAATACCGACGCTTCGTCTCCGGCGAGCCGGCGCAGAACGTCGACTGGCGCCGCTCGGCGCGCGACGACCATCTCTATGTCCGCGAGCTCGAATGGGAAGCCTCGCACACGGTATGGATCTGGCCGGACCGCTCGCCGTCG includes:
- a CDS encoding sulfite exporter TauE/SafE family protein, encoding MTIVSGFADISIFQLLLVALMALFASIIGGLAGYGTGALMPLVLVPLVGAEPVVPIIAISAIFTNSSRAVAYLRYADRRRALIVLACAALTTALGAYGYTRLTNAGAALVIGTMLILSVPLRRVLRRRKVKIGDSGLAAGSVGYGVLVGGTSGSGVILLSLLMAAGLEGAAVIATDAMISLGTGLIKISVFGLAGAVTAQVLAFALLIGAIAIPGAFLAKAFVERMPVHIHTVILDVAVITGGLVMISAAARQLIG
- a CDS encoding CCA tRNA nucleotidyltransferase; amino-acid sequence: MSAEPILAPILADAPWLTAGGTARVLQLLNVDGEEARVVGGAVRNALLGLQPGDIDIATTARPEEVIRRAKAAGIKSVPTGIDHGTVTLVIDSHPYEVTTLREDTETFGRKAKVAFGRDWVKDAERRDFTMNGLSVDARGVVYDHVGGIADAKARRVRFIGDPDQRITEDYLRILRFFRIHAAFGAGDPDRDGYLACIRGRAGLASLSAERVRMEMLKLLVAGGASAAVLAMAEGGLLQALIGGVAYTGPLSAMIAIERELGLIASSTRRLAALTVAVTEDAKRVAARLRLSNAETKALDSMGHRWWRFAAKDEANARRLLYRLGPERYHDRVLLGWARAGGDVTSMRWRALAELPQRWTAPKFPLKAADFIARGLAEGPALGHVLTLAEDAWLAADFPLEEAALASIADQAAARISRDERT
- a CDS encoding DUF6111 family protein, giving the protein MIRPVLTEIGIFLIPFAVYALFLAATRSGLFARSSWPVAVVARLALAAIVLVIAGLIGLAHFSGAAPDSTYVPAHIENGRLVPGVEK
- a CDS encoding CoA pyrophosphatase translates to MNKPILKSDPVAAGAADFFARSRAKLGFDVPLGLYDPNIIPASGDPGTDKMLEIVAREQPVRPAAVLIAVVDHPEPTILLTQRSAHLNDHAGQIAFPGGKIDATDASPLDAALREAEEEVGLSRDFVEPIGYLDLYGTAFGFRILPTVARVRPGFELTINHSEVDDAFEVPLSFLMNPVNHQVHSKEFRGMERFYYAMPFAERYIWGATAGMLRVLYERIYSS
- a CDS encoding DUF1285 domain-containing protein, producing MANQGQSADRGLEGLTAAAKSAANAEGAKRGLPPVHLWNPPFCGDLDIRIASDGTWFYLGTPIGRPALVRLFSTILKREGDRHFLVTPVEKVGIRVDDAPFMAVEMQKDGEGNHRVLRFRTNVDDWVTCDAAHRLRFEQARDGGLTPYLHVRAELWAKVTRALYYDLVDMGEERMVDGQPMFGVESAGEFFAMADAEQVRAAL
- a CDS encoding AAA family ATPase, coding for MAESVEKLEDGIVRSAEQVSSQIRAAKDAIASVIFGQDRVIENTLVTILSGGHALLIGVPGLAKTKLVETLGVTLGLDAKRIQFTPDLMPSDILGAEVLDESTAGRRAFRFIAGPVFAQLLMADEINRASPRTQSALLQAMQEQHITVAGARHDLPKPFHVLATQNPLEQEGTYPLPEAQLDRFLMEIDVDYPDRDAERRILFETTGAEETLARGSMTADALITAQRLIRRLPVGDSVVEAILSLVRSARPGPDAGEAGKFIAWGPGPRASQSLMLAVRARALIDGRLAPSVDDVLDLAEPVLKHRMALTFQARAEGRTIPDVIRQLKTRIG